ATCGGTTTATCCCATTTCTTTGCCAACTTAATAAAATTCTCCAGCAGTTCAATATAACCACCGTACTCCTGTTAGGTTATTTTCTTTTCATATTTTAAAAAGTAAGGTAACCCCATCTTGCCTACGGCAATCATATCCGATTGATACTTTTTATAGATATAAATCTTTTAGATATAGGGGAAGAGGGGCTGATTTCTATGTTATTAGAAGATTTAATACAACGTTTTATAGTAGAAATGAAACGGAATCCATTACATGTTACTGAGTTACATAATTACATTAAAAAATGTTATATTTTAGGTGAATTATGTATTGTACAGTATAAAAATCTTTTTTCTGAACTAGACAAACGCACCCCTGATTATCTGCTAAATTAAACACTGAAATATAAATTTTTATGTTTCAAATGGACAAAAATGAAGTCTTAAAGTCAAATATATAAATCATAAAACGGTAGTGGATTATTCCACTGCCGTTTTTGTCATTTTATAGCAAGCAGAAAAAAATAAGTATCTCCTTAAATTTGAAAAGGGTTCTCTCAATATACGGTTTTTAAAACAAAATATGTAAAAATATATTTTTCTGAGGAGAGTTATTGGTCGCATAAGCGAACACTTTTCCTTCAATAATGCTTTTATCATTACTTACATAAACACTATCGGGTCTGGCAAATAAGGAGACTATTTAAAACATTGATCAAAAAATTGATTTTTTTCAAATGATTGAGCACATTCACAATATCTTAAGATTTTCGTTAACTTTTTCTTAAGAAATATAGAATATGATGAAAAGGAACAGAGAAAAGGTATTTTGCCAAAGAATGCGGCCCATTTCCTTGCTCTTTGAGATTAGGAGGGAATTGTATGAAGAAGGAAACGATAAAATCATATTTACTGACAGTAAGCTCTCTTATATCCATCCCATTGCTAGGTCTAATTTATGTTTACCTCAATCATCCCGGGCCTAAGGTACATAGTCTTGTCACCGATTTAGATCGTCAAATACCATTTATTAAGATATTTGTGATTCCATATCTATTTTGGTA
The DNA window shown above is from Bacillus sp. T3 and carries:
- the yppF gene encoding YppF family protein, which produces MLLEDLIQRFIVEMKRNPLHVTELHNYIKKCYILGELCIVQYKNLFSELDKRTPDYLLN